The following coding sequences are from one Formosa haliotis window:
- a CDS encoding transposase, with protein MKILKENEQGRSVPELARELGIDKSTIYYWRKKYGGMEASHLKRLKELEEENLKLKQMYADASLDIRMLKDVLSKKF; from the coding sequence GTGAAGATCCTAAAGGAGAATGAACAAGGAAGAAGCGTCCCAGAACTAGCCCGAGAACTAGGAATCGACAAGAGTACCATTTATTATTGGCGCAAGAAATATGGTGGTATGGAAGCGAGCCATTTAAAGCGACTAAAGGAACTTGAAGAAGAAAACCTTAAGCTTAAGCAAATGTATGCTGATGCTTCTCTTGATATTCGGATGCTAAAGGACGTATTATCAAAAAAGTTCTAA
- a CDS encoding GumC family protein: MEKSSKQQFFQDKKESVDLVSEIFKYLSYWKWFVLFALLSLSVAFLYLRYTPETFQSFSKIKILGDEANGLAISSDRMNLFSEPKNLENEIAVIKSNRLLKKVVDSLDLHIRYFIEGQFKRQEVWKTPFKLISLVSNEKLRGAKYFIEITSNGYKISSGENHENKFVVNNYNLNTPIEGFPFLISSYDWINNYRGLIFTVTIQSIGSAANQLSNQLTIQRMGTTDILQISMIDESSSRSEAALNKIVDQFNLDGIEDRQLVSQRTIDFVNDRFIYLEEELDSIEVDKRVYQQDNNLVSFESDAGYSMSKRSSFENQVFQLESQLALARLLESPLIANDDFALLPANLGLDNGNINGLIQNYNSVVLERDKLITSAGENNPAIVVLEAKIRDLKYNLENSLQSYFKQLNTSLSQLRKEEDKAYGLVRSLPQKQKVLRSIERQQNLKENLYLLLLQKREEAAINLAITSPSIKIIEHAFSSGAPISPNSKSIYIKSLLVGLLIPFGVLFLIFKLDDKIYDKKDIQNGNQSIPIIGEIPKLEGAGLFSNPHDKTILAESFRILSTNLSFVLPSKAVNKSQIVLVTSTIKGEGKTFVSVNLALAFSSINKKVLLIGADLRNPKINLTEGHKKALGLSDYLVNPDSEWKSYLQESKYNASSLDVLTSGTIPPNPTELLSNGRLNTLLEEAKELYDYIIIDTAPVILVTDTLLISKYADATIYVARAGFTEKKLVNFSNELFVSKKLKNVVYVLNDLNESKFSRGYGYNYGYGYGYHTDVVIKKFSRAWFKKKFHI; encoded by the coding sequence ATGGAAAAATCTTCAAAGCAACAGTTTTTCCAAGATAAAAAGGAAAGTGTGGATTTAGTAAGTGAAATTTTTAAATATCTCAGTTATTGGAAATGGTTTGTGTTATTCGCCTTGTTATCTTTATCTGTTGCCTTTTTGTATTTGAGATATACACCTGAAACATTTCAATCATTTTCAAAAATTAAAATATTGGGTGATGAGGCGAATGGTTTAGCTATCTCATCAGATCGAATGAATTTGTTTTCAGAGCCAAAAAATCTAGAAAATGAAATCGCGGTTATTAAATCGAACAGATTATTGAAAAAGGTAGTAGATAGTTTAGATTTACATATTCGATATTTTATTGAAGGACAATTTAAGAGGCAGGAAGTATGGAAGACTCCTTTTAAGCTAATTAGTCTTGTTTCGAATGAAAAATTAAGAGGAGCTAAATATTTTATTGAAATTACTTCTAACGGATATAAAATTAGTTCTGGAGAAAATCATGAAAATAAATTTGTTGTTAATAATTACAATTTAAATACGCCTATAGAAGGTTTCCCTTTTCTTATTAGTTCTTACGATTGGATTAATAATTATAGAGGACTAATTTTTACTGTAACTATTCAATCAATAGGTTCGGCAGCGAATCAATTATCCAATCAATTAACTATTCAGAGAATGGGTACAACAGATATTTTACAAATATCTATGATAGATGAAAGTTCGAGTCGGAGTGAAGCTGCTTTAAATAAAATTGTTGATCAATTTAATTTAGATGGAATTGAAGATAGACAACTAGTTTCTCAACGTACTATTGATTTTGTTAATGATCGATTTATTTACCTAGAAGAAGAATTAGATTCTATTGAGGTAGATAAAAGAGTTTATCAACAGGATAATAACTTAGTGTCTTTTGAATCTGATGCAGGCTATAGTATGAGTAAAAGATCTTCATTCGAGAATCAAGTCTTCCAACTTGAAAGTCAGTTAGCCTTAGCGAGACTTTTAGAATCTCCTTTAATTGCTAATGATGATTTTGCACTTTTACCTGCCAATTTGGGTTTAGACAATGGAAATATTAATGGGCTTATACAGAATTACAATTCAGTAGTCTTAGAGCGCGATAAGTTGATAACTAGTGCAGGAGAAAATAATCCCGCAATAGTAGTGTTAGAAGCAAAGATTAGAGATTTAAAATACAATCTTGAAAATTCATTACAGTCTTACTTTAAGCAATTAAATACATCTTTATCACAATTACGAAAAGAAGAAGATAAAGCATATGGGTTAGTAAGAAGTTTACCTCAGAAGCAAAAGGTGTTAAGGTCGATAGAACGTCAACAAAATCTTAAAGAAAATTTATATTTATTATTATTACAAAAACGTGAAGAAGCAGCAATCAATTTGGCAATTACCTCTCCTTCCATAAAAATAATTGAACATGCGTTCAGTTCAGGGGCTCCAATATCTCCGAATAGTAAGAGTATCTATATTAAAAGTTTATTAGTGGGATTATTGATACCTTTTGGAGTCTTATTTTTAATATTCAAGTTGGATGATAAAATTTATGATAAGAAGGATATTCAAAATGGTAACCAATCTATTCCTATAATTGGAGAGATTCCTAAACTTGAAGGTGCTGGATTATTTTCCAATCCTCATGATAAAACAATTTTAGCTGAATCTTTTAGGATTTTAAGTACAAATTTGAGTTTCGTATTACCTTCAAAGGCCGTAAATAAGTCCCAAATAGTTTTAGTAACTTCCACTATTAAAGGTGAGGGAAAAACATTTGTCTCTGTAAATTTAGCTTTAGCTTTTTCTAGTATTAATAAAAAGGTATTATTAATTGGAGCAGATTTAAGAAATCCAAAAATTAACTTAACAGAAGGTCATAAAAAAGCGCTGGGGTTATCAGATTATCTTGTTAACCCTGATAGTGAATGGAAATCATATTTACAGGAGAGTAAGTATAATGCTTCATCTTTAGATGTATTGACTTCGGGAACAATCCCTCCAAACCCTACAGAACTCCTTTCAAATGGTCGACTAAACACATTATTAGAAGAGGCTAAAGAACTATATGATTATATAATTATAGATACTGCACCGGTGATATTAGTAACAGATACACTATTAATTTCTAAATATGCAGATGCAACGATTTATGTTGCTAGAGCGGGATTCACAGAAAAGAAATTAGTTAATTTTTCTAATGAATTATTTGTAAGTAAAAAATTAAAAAATGTGGTCTATGTGCTTAATGATTTAAATGAATCCAAATTTTCTAGAGGTTACGGTTATAATTATGGCTATGGTTATGGTTATCATACTGATGTAGTTATTAAAAAGTTTTCTAGAGCTTGGTTTAAAAAGAAGTTTCATATTTGA
- a CDS encoding polysaccharide biosynthesis/export family protein yields the protein MKINWFLNMLVVMLLCNSCSTKKEILYFQDNENIPQEVVFNTTKIQVNDILDIKVSSLNPEAAIPYNRVTTNQNSGAGANMLKLQGYLVSNEGNITFPVLGTLNVLNKQTIELEEYIKNILVEGGHLKDPTVIVRIVNAKITILGEVSKPGTYDYDEETITLPQALGLAGDLTINGKRENIMIIREENQVRTVTHVDMTKTDWFTTPFYRIKQNDIIVVNPNGPKVKSAGYINNVGSLLGMVSFVITLVLLIKS from the coding sequence ATGAAAATTAATTGGTTTCTAAACATGCTTGTAGTCATGTTATTATGTAATTCTTGTTCTACAAAAAAGGAAATATTATATTTTCAGGACAATGAAAATATTCCGCAAGAGGTTGTTTTTAATACAACAAAAATTCAAGTTAATGACATATTAGATATTAAAGTAAGTTCATTAAATCCAGAGGCAGCTATACCATATAATAGAGTTACTACAAATCAAAATTCAGGAGCAGGAGCAAATATGTTAAAACTACAAGGGTATTTGGTGTCTAATGAAGGAAATATTACGTTTCCAGTTTTGGGCACGCTTAATGTTTTGAATAAGCAAACTATAGAACTGGAAGAGTATATAAAAAATATTTTGGTTGAAGGTGGGCATTTAAAAGATCCCACCGTGATTGTTAGAATTGTTAATGCTAAGATTACTATTTTAGGAGAAGTGAGCAAACCTGGTACATATGATTATGATGAAGAAACGATTACTCTTCCACAAGCTTTAGGTTTAGCCGGAGATTTAACTATTAATGGTAAACGTGAGAATATTATGATTATAAGAGAAGAGAATCAAGTTAGGACAGTTACACATGTTGATATGACAAAGACGGATTGGTTTACGACTCCCTTTTATAGAATAAAGCAGAACGATATAATTGTTGTTAACCCAAATGGGCCAAAAGTTAAAAGTGCTGGATATATAAATAATGTTGGGTCATTGCTAGGAATGGTCTCTTTTGTTATTACACTTGTTTTATTAATAAAGAGTTAA
- a CDS encoding glycosyltransferase family 4 protein, giving the protein MNLITEIIDKGIGEMLLLFPFLLALVTAFLAFPTIIFIAHAKQLVDVPDKRSVHSKTVPTLGGIGIFFAVAIVISLSGAFLNGKILMPILGALIILFFLGVKDDILILSPKKKMMGQIIAALLVILITDIRITSFSGILGLYDIPYFISIGFTLFVFILIINAYNLIDGLDGLAGSVGLLASAFLGFLFFKMGDMTLTVLSLALVGALVPFLYFNFSKVRKIFMGDTGSMVVGFLLAFQAVAFISFNQLNPGSQFYSNSPVIILAILFFPLLDTLRIFYVRVVILKKHPFSPDKNHIHHHMLQLGLKHWQVTLIISIASTCVLIFALLFQNIPVNVQLISVVIFGIVMFSLPFFINYSVFKKRIKLNRLLRKLNLVNYTKAK; this is encoded by the coding sequence ATGAATTTAATAACTGAAATTATAGATAAGGGGATCGGAGAAATGTTATTATTATTTCCGTTTTTGTTAGCCTTAGTTACCGCTTTTCTAGCCTTTCCTACAATAATTTTTATTGCACATGCAAAGCAATTGGTTGATGTACCCGATAAGAGAAGCGTACACTCTAAGACCGTTCCTACCTTAGGTGGTATTGGTATTTTCTTTGCAGTTGCAATAGTAATATCTCTATCAGGCGCCTTTTTAAATGGTAAAATACTTATGCCCATACTAGGGGCTTTAATCATACTTTTCTTTCTTGGTGTTAAAGATGATATTTTGATACTATCTCCGAAGAAAAAAATGATGGGGCAAATTATTGCTGCCCTATTAGTAATATTAATAACAGATATTAGAATTACAAGTTTTTCAGGAATATTAGGACTTTATGATATACCTTATTTTATCTCAATTGGATTTACATTATTCGTTTTTATTTTAATTATCAATGCTTACAATTTAATTGATGGTTTAGATGGTTTGGCTGGATCTGTTGGACTGCTAGCAAGTGCTTTTTTAGGCTTTTTGTTTTTTAAAATGGGAGATATGACACTTACGGTGTTATCATTAGCTTTAGTTGGGGCTTTAGTACCGTTTTTGTATTTTAACTTTTCTAAGGTTCGTAAAATTTTTATGGGGGATACGGGATCTATGGTCGTTGGGTTTTTACTAGCGTTTCAAGCCGTTGCCTTTATTAGTTTTAATCAATTAAATCCAGGATCACAATTTTATTCTAACTCACCTGTTATAATTTTAGCAATACTCTTTTTCCCATTATTGGATACCTTGAGGATTTTCTATGTTCGCGTCGTTATCCTTAAAAAGCATCCATTTAGTCCAGATAAAAATCATATTCACCATCATATGTTACAATTAGGTTTAAAACATTGGCAAGTAACTCTTATAATTTCGATAGCTTCTACTTGTGTTTTAATATTTGCCTTACTATTTCAAAACATACCTGTTAATGTGCAATTGATAAGTGTTGTAATATTTGGTATTGTTATGTTTTCTTTACCTTTTTTTATAAATTATAGTGTTTTTAAGAAACGAATTAAACTTAATAGACTATTAAGAAAACTGAATTTAGTAAACTATACTAAAGCTAAATAA
- a CDS encoding glycosyltransferase family 2 protein yields the protein MKVSIITATYNSENTIQHCMKSVLSQDYDNIEYIIIDGASKDKTLTLIDSEKQNHDNIVCVSEPDKGIYDALNKGIEKATGDIVGFLHSDDFFNSQKTINHIVKCFNESNVDGVYGDLHYINATNSDKVIRNWESKSFSKKLLKQGWMPAHPTLFLKKEVYNKHGVFNLNFKIAADYDMMLRIFKDNTLQFAYLPEVITKMRVGGASNRSLKNIWLKTREDYMAVKGNKVGNPTIIVCSKNLSKIPQLFKK from the coding sequence ATGAAAGTTTCCATAATTACAGCTACATATAATAGCGAAAATACGATTCAACATTGTATGAAATCCGTGTTGTCTCAAGATTATGATAATATAGAGTATATTATTATAGACGGAGCTTCAAAGGATAAAACTTTGACACTTATCGATTCAGAAAAGCAAAATCATGATAATATTGTTTGTGTTTCCGAACCAGATAAAGGCATTTATGATGCCTTAAATAAAGGCATTGAAAAAGCAACGGGAGATATCGTTGGTTTTCTACATTCCGATGACTTTTTTAACTCACAAAAGACCATCAACCATATTGTGAAATGCTTTAACGAAAGCAATGTCGATGGTGTTTATGGGGATTTACATTATATTAATGCAACCAATTCGGACAAAGTGATTAGAAATTGGGAAAGTAAATCCTTTTCAAAAAAATTACTAAAACAAGGATGGATGCCAGCTCATCCCACGTTGTTTCTAAAAAAAGAGGTTTATAATAAACATGGGGTATTTAATTTAAATTTTAAAATAGCAGCAGATTACGATATGATGTTACGAATATTTAAGGATAATACATTACAATTTGCCTATTTGCCCGAAGTTATTACAAAAATGAGAGTAGGTGGTGCTAGTAATCGCAGTCTTAAAAATATTTGGTTAAAAACAAGAGAAGATTATATGGCTGTTAAAGGGAACAAAGTTGGGAATCCTACGATTATTGTTTGTTCAAAAAATCTCTCTAAAATTCCTCAGCTATTTAAAAAGTAA
- a CDS encoding WcaF family extracellular polysaccharide biosynthesis acetyltransferase, which yields MKTDLSTYNNSWYQPGGKLKRLCWYFINVLFFINPLNPSSGLKVFLLRLFGSEIGTGVVVKPGVNIKHPWLLTIGDFTWIGEKVWIDNLAKVSIGSHVCVSQEAMLLCGNHNYKKSTFDLIVEEIHIEDGAWVGAKSVVCPGVTIGTHAILTVNSVATKNMDSYVVYQGNPAESIRKRNIE from the coding sequence TTGAAAACAGATTTATCAACATACAATAACTCTTGGTATCAACCCGGAGGTAAACTAAAGCGTTTATGTTGGTATTTTATAAACGTCTTGTTTTTTATTAATCCATTAAATCCTAGTTCTGGTTTAAAAGTTTTTTTGTTACGGCTTTTTGGATCAGAAATAGGAACTGGAGTGGTTGTTAAGCCCGGTGTAAATATTAAACATCCTTGGTTGTTAACGATTGGGGATTTTACTTGGATAGGTGAAAAAGTTTGGATAGATAATTTGGCAAAGGTATCTATAGGTAGCCACGTATGCGTGTCGCAAGAAGCTATGTTGTTATGTGGAAACCATAATTATAAAAAATCAACTTTCGATTTAATTGTGGAAGAGATTCATATTGAAGATGGCGCTTGGGTTGGAGCTAAATCTGTAGTATGTCCAGGGGTAACCATAGGAACACATGCCATTTTAACCGTTAATTCGGTAGCAACTAAAAATATGGATTCTTATGTGGTTTACCAGGGAAATCCAGCAGAATCAATTAGGAAAAGAAATATTGAATAA
- a CDS encoding UDP-glucuronic acid decarboxylase family protein, with the protein MKRILITGGAGFVGSHLCERLLNEGNEVICLDNYFTGSKKNIEHLMDHHYFELVRHDVTQPFMIEVDEIYNMACPASPVHYQYNPIKTIKTSVMGAINMLGLAKRVKAKILQASTSEVYGDPAVHPQPETYWGNVNPIGLRSCYDEGKRCAETLFMDYYLQNEVAVKIIRIFNTYGPNMNPNDGRVVSNFIVQALKGEDITMFGDGSQTRSFQYVDDLVEGTIRMMNSRDVFMGPVNIGNPVEFTMMELASKVIELTNSSSKIIHLPLPQDDPLQRKPVIDLAKKELNGWEPKIQLEEGLVKTIAYFDTLLKAEK; encoded by the coding sequence ATGAAACGTATTTTAATCACCGGAGGAGCCGGGTTTGTAGGTTCACACTTATGTGAACGTCTTTTAAACGAAGGCAATGAAGTGATTTGTCTAGATAATTATTTTACAGGAAGTAAAAAGAATATCGAACATTTAATGGATCATCATTATTTCGAATTGGTACGTCATGATGTAACTCAACCTTTTATGATTGAAGTAGATGAGATTTATAATATGGCCTGTCCAGCTTCACCAGTGCACTATCAATACAACCCAATTAAAACGATTAAAACCTCTGTTATGGGGGCGATTAACATGTTAGGATTAGCAAAACGTGTTAAGGCTAAAATTTTACAAGCATCAACAAGTGAGGTTTACGGAGATCCAGCAGTACACCCTCAGCCAGAAACTTATTGGGGAAATGTAAACCCTATTGGATTACGTTCTTGCTACGATGAAGGAAAGCGATGTGCAGAAACTTTATTTATGGATTACTATTTACAGAATGAAGTTGCGGTTAAAATTATTAGAATTTTTAACACGTATGGTCCAAATATGAATCCTAATGATGGGCGTGTGGTCTCTAATTTTATAGTACAAGCCTTAAAAGGAGAAGATATTACGATGTTTGGAGACGGTAGTCAGACACGTTCTTTTCAATATGTTGATGATTTAGTTGAAGGAACTATACGTATGATGAACAGTCGTGATGTATTTATGGGACCTGTAAATATTGGTAACCCCGTAGAGTTTACCATGATGGAATTAGCAAGTAAAGTGATTGAATTGACGAACTCCTCATCTAAAATAATACACCTACCTTTACCACAAGACGATCCTTTACAGCGTAAGCCGGTCATCGATTTAGCTAAAAAAGAACTAAACGGATGGGAACCAAAAATTCAATTAGAAGAAGGTTTAGTAAAAACCATTGCTTATTTTGATACTCTATTAAAAGCAGAAAAGTAA
- a CDS encoding glycosyltransferase family 4 protein, which yields MEHPKKKILIFIDWFLPGTRSGGPVRSYANLIAHFKDEFEFLIVTRDTDYCENEPYKAITSNSWNSINDNTKVYYISNDQLNKQTIKSLIAETTFDIGYINGIYSLNFSILPLYYLKKSNMPVVVAARGMLNPQAFSVKKGRKKMFLKLAKQYGLYKNIMFHATNEAEKQHIINNTGNSNVLVAANLPRLISDENSKRQKLENVAKMVCIARISREKGTHHILHALIPVEDATIILDLYGPIYDSVYWDECKEIIKKLPKSVTVTHKGVIDGDEVPNVIRDYEFLVLLSEGENFGHAILEGLSAGCPVIISDQTPWRDLESKSIGWDLPLKDTNSITEVLIKAAKMDADSYKEWSEAAYNYAKVFCENPEVLEANRQLFN from the coding sequence TTGGAACACCCTAAAAAGAAAATATTAATTTTTATCGATTGGTTTTTACCTGGAACACGTTCTGGTGGACCCGTACGATCTTATGCAAATTTAATAGCTCATTTTAAAGATGAATTCGAATTTTTAATTGTTACTAGGGATACGGATTATTGTGAAAACGAACCTTATAAAGCCATAACCTCGAATTCATGGAATTCTATAAACGACAATACTAAAGTATATTATATTTCTAACGATCAGTTAAATAAACAAACTATTAAGAGTTTAATAGCAGAAACAACTTTTGATATAGGGTATATTAATGGTATTTATTCTTTAAATTTTTCAATTCTGCCCTTGTATTATTTGAAGAAATCTAATATGCCAGTTGTAGTTGCAGCCAGAGGTATGTTAAACCCACAAGCATTTTCAGTCAAAAAAGGACGTAAAAAAATGTTTTTAAAATTAGCAAAGCAATATGGACTATATAAAAACATTATGTTTCATGCTACTAATGAAGCAGAAAAACAACATATAATAAATAATACAGGAAATTCAAATGTGCTTGTAGCAGCGAACCTACCTCGTTTGATATCAGATGAGAATAGTAAAAGACAGAAGTTAGAAAATGTCGCAAAGATGGTTTGCATTGCACGAATATCAAGAGAAAAAGGGACGCATCACATTTTACATGCATTGATACCTGTTGAAGATGCAACTATAATTTTAGATCTTTATGGTCCAATATATGATTCTGTATATTGGGATGAATGTAAAGAAATTATAAAAAAACTACCTAAAAGTGTTACTGTAACTCATAAAGGTGTAATTGATGGTGACGAAGTACCTAATGTAATTAGGGATTATGAATTTTTAGTCCTGTTATCAGAAGGAGAGAATTTTGGACATGCTATATTGGAAGGTTTATCAGCAGGATGTCCTGTTATTATTTCTGATCAAACACCTTGGAGAGATTTGGAATCTAAAAGCATAGGTTGGGATCTTCCGTTAAAAGATACAAATAGTATCACTGAGGTTTTAATTAAGGCTGCAAAAATGGATGCAGACTCCTATAAGGAGTGGTCTGAGGCAGCTTATAATTATGCAAAAGTATTTTGCGAAAACCCAGAAGTTTTGGAAGCTAATAGACAATTATTCAATTAA
- a CDS encoding glycosyltransferase family 4 protein, translated as MKDNHSLNYIFRKRLSQYNSIEELFYSINLKVSDRCNTNTIELPYSGGSPVVLFKNIKSLTIDKKNNIHHITGDVHYVALVTGKNTVLTIHDIGSAFQGNFVKQFYIKLFWFWLPALFVKRITVISEFTKLELSKLIPFASNKIRVIYNPVNSQLHFKPKPFNNISPRILLIGTKANKNLERTFEALKGISCELRIIGELSENHMALLKKYNITYVTRVNIDYVEVVREYELCDFVLFASTYEGFGMPIIEAQAVGRVVITSNLGAMKEVAKDSACLVNPYEVESIRNGIQKVVSDGRYRNILVDKGIKNVERFSLENISNAYIELYKSILN; from the coding sequence TTGAAAGACAATCATAGCTTAAATTATATTTTCAGAAAACGTTTATCTCAATACAATAGTATAGAGGAATTATTTTACAGCATAAATTTAAAAGTATCTGACCGTTGTAATACAAACACGATAGAACTACCTTATTCTGGAGGAAGTCCAGTTGTTTTATTTAAAAATATAAAGAGTTTAACTATAGATAAGAAAAATAACATTCATCATATCACAGGAGATGTCCACTATGTAGCATTAGTGACAGGTAAGAATACTGTTTTAACTATCCATGATATTGGATCCGCGTTTCAAGGGAATTTTGTTAAACAATTTTATATTAAATTATTTTGGTTTTGGTTACCTGCGTTGTTTGTTAAACGTATTACTGTAATTTCAGAATTTACAAAATTGGAGCTGTCAAAATTAATTCCTTTTGCATCGAACAAAATTAGAGTTATCTATAATCCTGTGAATTCCCAATTACACTTTAAACCCAAACCTTTTAATAATATTTCTCCTAGAATTTTATTAATAGGAACTAAAGCTAATAAAAATTTAGAACGTACCTTTGAAGCTTTAAAAGGAATTTCATGTGAATTACGAATTATAGGGGAACTTTCCGAAAATCATATGGCATTATTAAAAAAATATAATATTACATATGTGACGCGAGTAAATATTGACTATGTTGAAGTGGTAAGGGAATATGAACTCTGCGATTTTGTATTGTTTGCCTCCACATATGAGGGTTTTGGAATGCCTATAATAGAAGCACAAGCTGTTGGTAGAGTTGTTATTACCTCTAATTTGGGTGCTATGAAAGAAGTGGCCAAGGACAGTGCCTGTTTAGTAAACCCCTACGAGGTGGAGTCTATTAGAAATGGAATTCAGAAGGTTGTATCAGATGGAAGATATCGTAATATATTAGTGGATAAAGGAATTAAGAATGTCGAACGATTTAGTTTAGAAAATATCTCAAACGCGTATATAGAACTATATAAATCTATTTTAAATTAA
- a CDS encoding CgeB family protein, which translates to MRADQIKAILSVENFQIINTHIPFFRTLKIFRSLGFRYKLGPLVYNTNTFIQKQIKSKNYDLIWVDKGMILSRRTLMILKDNSKKLIHFTPDMAFYENKSNKFISNINLFDYVITTKSKEIPFYEELVDAEKIILTTQGFDKNIHKSYHEFRDKTKTVVFIGLAEDSRFKLVKFLLMNDIEVTVVGKGWGSFSEKYKDNTKFNFLGESIFGEDYSKLISSSMFSLGMLSKRFPELHTTRTFEIPACGTALLTERNQETTAFYKEDEVVFYSSNEELLDKLSYYMNNLDELEKLTNKGKLKVMDNGFDYKSIIKNVLLKTIGH; encoded by the coding sequence ATGCGAGCAGATCAAATTAAAGCCATTTTATCCGTAGAAAATTTTCAGATTATTAATACTCATATTCCGTTTTTTAGAACATTAAAAATTTTTAGGTCTTTAGGATTTAGATATAAGCTTGGCCCTTTAGTGTATAATACAAATACATTTATTCAAAAGCAAATAAAGTCAAAAAATTACGATTTGATTTGGGTCGATAAAGGAATGATCTTAAGTCGCCGTACATTAATGATTTTGAAGGATAACTCAAAAAAGTTAATTCATTTCACTCCAGACATGGCTTTCTATGAAAATAAATCAAATAAATTTATTTCTAATATAAATTTGTTTGATTATGTTATTACAACTAAATCAAAGGAAATTCCGTTTTATGAAGAACTGGTCGATGCAGAAAAAATTATTTTGACCACCCAAGGATTCGATAAAAATATTCATAAATCATATCATGAATTTAGGGATAAAACTAAAACAGTTGTATTCATTGGTTTAGCTGAAGACTCCAGGTTTAAACTAGTCAAGTTTTTATTAATGAATGATATTGAAGTAACCGTTGTAGGAAAGGGATGGGGAAGTTTTTCTGAGAAATATAAGGATAATACAAAATTTAATTTTTTAGGAGAATCAATTTTTGGAGAAGATTATAGTAAGTTAATTTCTTCTTCAATGTTTTCTCTAGGGATGTTGTCTAAAAGATTTCCAGAGTTACATACAACGAGGACATTCGAAATTCCTGCATGTGGGACAGCCTTATTAACAGAAAGAAATCAAGAAACAACGGCATTTTATAAAGAAGACGAAGTTGTGTTTTACTCTTCTAATGAAGAATTATTAGATAAATTATCATATTATATGAATAATTTGGATGAGTTAGAAAAATTAACGAATAAAGGAAAGTTAAAGGTTATGGATAATGGTTTTGACTATAAAAGTATAATAAAGAATGTATTATTAAAAACTATAGGGCATTAA